The following are encoded together in the Daucus carota subsp. sativus chromosome 5, DH1 v3.0, whole genome shotgun sequence genome:
- the LOC108220621 gene encoding NADPH-dependent aldehyde reductase-like protein, chloroplastic codes for MSSDETQTLPLQGRVAIVTGGSRGIGRAISLHLASLGAKIVINYSSNSNQAQLLASQLNSTSNSSSPVAISVGADISDPDQVKSLFDQAEQHFNTKSHILVNSAGILDSKYPTLANTTLEDWDNTFNVNAKGAFLCCREAANRLKHGGGGRIVTLTTSLVGALTPGYGAYVASKAAVEAMVKILAKEMKGSGVTVNCVAPGPVATEMFFAGKSDEMVKRIAEACPLGRLGEPDDIAKVVGFLVSDAGEWVNGQIVRVNGGFVI; via the exons ATGTCGAGTGATGAAACACAAACACTCCCTCTACAAGGGCGAGTTGCCATCGTAACCGGGGGCTCTCGCGGCATAGGCCGGGCCATTTCTCTCCACCTCGCCTCACTCGGTGCAAAAATCGTCATCAATTACTCTTCCAACTCTAaccaagctcagctcttagcctCCCAGCTCAACTCCACCTCCAATTCTTCTAGTCCTGTCGCGATTTCGGTTGGAGCCGATATTTCAGATCCTGATCAAGTCAAGTCACTGTTCGATCAGGCTGAGCAGCATTTTAACACCAAGTCTCACATCCTGGTCAATTCTGCTGGCATTCTTGATTCCAAGTATCCAACTCTGGCGAACACCACATTAGAAGACTGGGACAACACTTTCAATGTTAATGCAAAAG GTGCATTTTTGTGTTGTCGAGAGGCTGCCAATCGTCTAAAACATGGAGGCGGAGGAAGAATTGTGACATTAACGACTTCGCTGGTTGGTGCATTGACACCAGGGTACGGTGCTTATGTAGCTTCAAAGGCGGCTGTGGAAGCGATGGTCAAGATTTTGGCAAAAGAGATGAAAGGAAGCGGTGTGACAGTCAATTGTGTTGCTCCAGGGCCTGTGGCTACTGAAATGTTTTTTGCTGGAAAATCCGACGAAATGGTCAAGAGGATTGCAGAGGCTTGTCCATTAGGAAGATTGGGAGAACCAGATGATATTGCGAAAGTTGTTGGATTTTTGGTTAGTGATGCTGGGGAGTGGGTTAATGGACAGATTGTTCGTGTTAATGGAGGATTTGTTATTTGA